The stretch of DNA ACGAAAAGCTAAGCATGGCATACTCCTCAAAAGGGAGAAAACCGGCAGTCGAGCCCAAAATCCTGTTCAAAGTATTAACGTATGCGTACATGAACAACCTCTATTCCAGCCGTAAGATTGAAACAGCCTGTCGCAGAGATATCAATTTCATGTGGCTTTTACATGGCCGAAAAGCACCGGACCATTCAACCATC from Hydrogenispora ethanolica encodes:
- a CDS encoding transposase; translation: MNKKLYNKNYTEFDGHYQLILPLNYEVLIPGDDSVRLLSQILEGLNYEKLSMAYSSKGRKPAVEPKILFKVLTYAYMNNLYSSRKIETACRRDINFMWLLHGRKAPDHSTI